In a single window of the Thunnus albacares chromosome 1, fThuAlb1.1, whole genome shotgun sequence genome:
- the LOC122979103 gene encoding excitatory amino acid transporter 3-like, with the protein MDASQGSYDSGFDIRYCFTNRKKCWKYIMNNIFMVSSLAAVVLGIIIGLIVKTQFDISDVDQLYIGFPGEILMRMLQMVTAPLIVTSVITGVSGLSVNTSRKIAARAAVYFVSTTLISVTIGMILVLLVKPGAALTASKSDTEEEEQFSTVDALLDLVRNMVPENLVQACFQQYKTDRLEYEVHTFEPNSSVETNHTEVQLVEHYVDGSNTLGLIVCSFIFGLTLKTMGERGRALVELLSILNEATKYVVDLILCYLPAGVMFMIASHVVEVHDWETTYKLGKFMAVVVIGLIIHAVIVLPTVYLLWVRRNPWTVIKAVSPALLTAVLISSSSATLPLTFQCCEERNNIDRRISRFMLPIGTNVNMDGTALYEVVAAVFIAQLTHINLDLSQLITLGVTAAVSSIGAAGIPATGAVTTLFVLTAIGLPAKEASILVVVEWLLDRCNTVVNVLGDCIGVALVDQLSKRELEKMEEYEQGRTRSDTDADGHVQDGEVHISSAGSFVTI; encoded by the exons ATGGATGCTTCTCAGGGAAGTTATGATTCTGGTTTCGACATCAGATACTGTTTCACCAACAGGAAGAAATGCTGGAAATACATTATGAACAACATATTTATGGTTTCCAGTCTGGCTGCTGTTGTCCTGG GGATCATTATCGGCTTGATTGTCAAGACCCAGTTCGATATTTCAGACGTTGACCAACTCTACATCGGCTTTCCAGGAGAAATACTCATGCGGATGCTTCAGATGGTTACTGCTCCCCTCATTGTGACTAGCGTGATAACAG GGGTTTCTGGTCTAAGTGTTAACACCTCCAGAAAAATAGCTGCGCGCGCTGCAGTATACTTTGTCTCCACAACTCTTATATCTGTGACCATCG GAATGATATTGGTGTTGTTGGTCAAGCCGGGGGCTGCTCTCACTGCGAGTAAAAGTGatacagaggaagaggaacagTTCTCCACTGTGGACGCCTTGTTGGATCTAGTACG GAACATGGTGCCGGAGAATCTGGTTCAGGCTTGCTTCCAGcag TACAAGACTGACAGGCTGGAGTATGAAGTTCACACGTTTGAGCCAAATTCTAGCGTGGAAACG AACCACACTGAAGTGCAGCTGGTGGAACACTACGTTGACGGATCCAACACGCTGGGCCTCATTGTGTGTTCTTTTATTTTCGGACTGACCCTTAAGACGatgggagaaagagggagagccCTTGTGGAGCTTCTTAGCATCCTCAACGAGGCCACAAAATATGTGGTTGACTTGATCCTGTG CTACTTGCCTGCGGGAGTGATGTTCATGATTGCAAGCCACGTTGTTGAGGTTCACGACTGGGAAACTACTTACAAACTCGGAAAGTTCATGGCAGTGGTTGTTATTGG GCTCATAATTCATGCAGTAATTGTTCTGCCAACGGTCTATCTTCTGTGGGTGAGACGTAACCCCTGGACAGTCATTAAGGCGGTTTCTCCTGCCTTACTAACTGCAGTGCTCATCTCATCCAG CTCTGCCACGCTGCCGCTTACTTTCCAATGTTGTGAGGAGAGAAATAACATTGACCGGAGAATTTCCCGCTTCATGCTGCCCATTGGGACCAATGTTAACATGGACGGAACAGCCCTTTATGAAGTGgttgcagctgttttcattgcCCAACTCACCCACATCAATCTGGATTTGAGCCAGTTAATCACCCTAGG AGTGACAGCAGCAGTCTCCAGCATTGGAGCAGCGGGGATCCCAGCTACGGGAGCGGTCACCACTCTCTTTGTTTTGACTGCAATCGGTTTACCTGCGAAGGAAGCTTCCATTTTGGTGGTGGTAGAATGGCTCCT AGACCGCTGCAACACCGTTGTCAACGTCCTCGGAGACTGCATAGGCGTGGCACTCGTTGATCAACTGTCCAAAAGAGAACTGGAAAAAATGGAGGAATATGAACAGGGCAGGACAAG GTCTGACACTGATGCTGACGGGCACGTTCAGGATGGAGAGGTCCATATCAGCAGCGCAGGCTCTTTTGTGACTATTTAG